TTCTGGGGATCACTGCGAATACCGCCGGTTCAATGGGTCGCAGGTACGTAGCGTTTGACTTGATGGTGGAAACAACCTCAGAGGAGGCCCGGGAGGAGATGATAGCTAAGGACTATCAAATACGAGATGCCCTGATTTTTTATTTTGGGGGCCGGACGGTACGGGAGATCGCCACCAGGGATTTTCAGTATATCGCCCGGGACACCGTACGCAGCCTAATTAACGCGGTGATCGATGAGGGAGAAGTGGATACAGTGTTTTTTACGAGCTTTCTGATTCAATAGGGAGGTTGTTTTGGCCAAAATACTCAGTCAGGCTGAAATCGATGCGCTCCTGTCGACTGTAGCCGATGATACCGCTGAAGAGGCCGGCACGTCCGGTCCAGCGCGACGGGTCGTGCTCTACGATTTCAAGCACCCCAATCTCATATCCAAGGAGCAGATGCGCTTGCTGGAGAACATCCACGAGAATTTCTCCCGGTCTTTCGGCGTTTTTCTCTCAGCACAGTTGCGCATGATCGTCGAGATCGAATTGCTGGCCATCGATCAGCTGCTCTATTCAGAGTTTGTCATGTCCATCGCACCTCCCGGCTGCCTTTACGTCATGAAAATGGACAAGCCAGAGGGTGAGGCTATTGTGGAAGTCAGTCCCAGCCTCGTTCTGTTTATCGTGGAAAAACTGTTTGGAGGTCACGGCTCGTTTTCGGGCACGATCTCGCGACCGATTTCGGCCATTGAAGAAAAAATTATGCGCCATATCATCAATCGGAGCATGCAGGAACTGGGCAACGTGTGGGACCCGATTATGAAGCTGGATTTTGCGCTTGGCAGATACGAGAGCAATCCGGAATTCATCCAGATTGTAGCAGGGTCAGAGCCGGTCGTGGTGGTCTCACTCCAGATCAAGATTCACGACCACAAGACGTTGATGAACTTCTGTTACCCCTATCGCTGGCTGGCGGAAATAATTGGGAGTCAGGAAGTCCAGGACAAGCTCCATTTCGGCAGCGGAGAAATCAACATTGAAGAGCGCGATTTGATTGAATCACACTTGCGAAAGGCCAGCTGTCCTGTCAAGGCGAATCTGGGC
This DNA window, taken from Candidatus Neomarinimicrobiota bacterium, encodes the following:
- the fliM gene encoding flagellar motor switch protein FliM encodes the protein MAKILSQAEIDALLSTVADDTAEEAGTSGPARRVVLYDFKHPNLISKEQMRLLENIHENFSRSFGVFLSAQLRMIVEIELLAIDQLLYSEFVMSIAPPGCLYVMKMDKPEGEAIVEVSPSLVLFIVEKLFGGHGSFSGTISRPISAIEEKIMRHIINRSMQELGNVWDPIMKLDFALGRYESNPEFIQIVAGSEPVVVVSLQIKIHDHKTLMNFCYPYRWLAEIIGSQEVQDKLHFGSGEINIEERDLIESHLRKASCPVKANLGNTTITINDFINLQVGDLLVLNEKPNQTNTIYVKEKPVFKGIIGRRDKNRAVLLTSILEEDLNNAIR